In Bactrocera oleae isolate idBacOlea1 chromosome 5, idBacOlea1, whole genome shotgun sequence, a genomic segment contains:
- the LOC106614630 gene encoding myogenesis-regulating glycosidase isoform X1: MNDREYNKVQYENREQGKPLLPNGQSARPPSTESESSIPYMDKLIDSSISDICSATSSNSGNVDESRSSEGNMKRGIAARRNLNMPIVIQVDEKGNTLRAEGAGGSPEVFPNVESIGRNLRRNSISLPMGIDAIDLESMRLKYQMQEQDALSEEEKSDSINDDSCDSVTPNVPETSISSINQNDEESDDEEYGGARRKYRDPFRSRRRASIAPLPALRLNSKEMLASDFDTHSVASNQASITSVNSLASLLREKMNAFPQMIRKKKRETKDYKIKIFVTILFFIIVFLIGYAYITYHREILTRSYFEKIKFSSLDRTFSILSHEDKEVITGKLGLSISSDSIPFYCLEDQRKHDGSVCLEWNGIARLYMSFQNMNVFRCYNIQWQALGSGIYPTDCYELKRDNGLWFGGSFTKGMEWSLSSTNFDYAPFGSGDGKVHQFGNGVKRYFINSIGVAMQVDDRTPLHISVNQTENRLCFRARNDNFTFVNHLTEYPELTYKICTTEDMRSLHMLMTQQSLWDGLKESDIYSLHSMIEEPVWKIPFQSEVTSINETTIYNYSEDVIAMGFMRLGHILVNEFWQRNIGDFVVDQERFPTLKDTIEVLHRRGFKVVFTIQPFISTDSPNFKDAVKNKLLIYERHSDRSIPALTRYKSSSSAGVLDITNNASIPWLRNKLERLKEEYQVDNFYLDLGTSYNLPHYYQCRTTLDNPDMYAKIFTSSLESVGFIGVSSASAVPKPPTFLSTPPINSSWEGLRELLTVVLNNGINGYPFVLPGAIGGDYYLNRTLNKMASFYSLGQPELVDRDLFIRWMQLMTFMPSMQFSHLPSEYKSDYITDQAKELMSIRQKTVIPLLKKYLSESMNEGLPLVRPLWMLDPHDPACLLVNDEFSIGEELIVAPILEKNSDEREVYLPQGVWKDGIDGSLRKGSRWMHNYKVPKDKIAHFVKMPDNTRF; the protein is encoded by the exons ATGAACGATAGAGAATACAATAAAGTACAATATGAAAATAGAGAACAAGGCAAGCCCCTGCTGCCAAATGGACAAAGCGCACGGCCACCGAGCACCGAAAGTGAAAGCAGTATTCCCTATATGGATAAACTCATCGATTCCAGCATAAGCGACATTTGCAGTGCAACTTCCAGCAATAGCGGCAATGTTGATGAAAGTCGATCAAGCGAAGGTAACATGAAGCGTGGAATCGCTGCAAGGCGAAATCTCAATATGCCAATCGTCATACAGGTAGATGAAAAGGGCAATACATTGAGGGCTGAAGGTGCAGGGGGGTCGCCGGAAGTTTTTCCCAATGTCGAGTCGATAGGTAGGAATTTACGACGAAACTCCATATCCTTACCAATGGGGATCGATGCCATTGATCTCGAAAGTATGCGACTGAAGTATCAAATGCAAGAACAGGATGCCCTCAGCGAAGAGGAAAAGAGCGATAGT ATAAACGATGACAGCTGTGATTCAGTCACCCCGAACGTACCGGAAACGAGTATATCATCAATAAACCAGAATGACGAAGAGAGTGACGATGAGGAGTATGGTGGCGCACGTCGAAAGTATCG TGACCCATTTCGGAGCCGCCGCCGAGCATCTATTGCCCCTCTACCCGCCTTGCGTTTAAATAGTAAGGAGATGCTTGCCAGTGACTTTGACACCCACAGTGTGGCTAGCAACCAAGCGTCCATCACTAGCGTTAATTCATTGGCCAGTTTACTCCGGGAAAAAATGAAT GCATTCCCCCAAATGATTCGCAAAAAGAAACGTGAAACCAAGGACtataaaattaagatttttgtcACAATATTATTCTTCATCATTGTCTTCTTG ATTGGATACGCTTATATAACCTATCATCGGGAGATTTTAACTCGTTCCTATTTCGAAAAGATCAAATTCAGCTCGTTGGATCGTACTTTCAGTATTTTAAGTCACGAAGACAAGGAGGTGATAACAGGAAAGTTAGGTCTCTCTATAAGTTCCGACAGCATTCCGTTTTATTGCTTGGAAGACCAACGTAAACATGATGGTAGTGTTTGTCTGGAATGGAATGGCATAGCTCGGCTGTATATGAGTTTCCAAAATATGAATGTATTCCGTTGCTATAATATCCAGTGGCAAGCGTTGGGTTCGGGAATTTACCCAACCGATTGTTATGAGTTGAAAAGAGATAACGGATTATGGTTTGGTGGAAGCTTTACAAAGGGCATGGAATGGTCCTTAAGCTCAACAAACTTTGACTATGCACCTTTCGGTAGTGGTGACGGTAAGGTCCATCAGTTCGGTAACGGAGTAAAACGTTATTTCATAAATTCGATTGGTGTGGCAATGCAGGTGGACGATCGCACACCTCTGCACATATCTGTCAATCAAACAGAAAATAGATTATGCTTTCGTGCGCGAAATGATAATTTCACCTTCGTCAATCATCTAACGGAATATCCAGAGCTTACGTATAAAATTTGCACTACCGAAGACATGCGTAGTCTACATATGCTGATGACACAACAGAGTCTGTGGGATGGTCTAAAGGAATCTGATATCTACTCTCTGCATTCAATGATTGAAGAACCCGTATGGAAAATACCGTTTCAAAGTGAAGTGACATCGATTAACGAAACAACTATATACAATTATTCAGAAGATGTTATAGCGATGGGTTTTATGCGTTTGGGTCATATTTTAGTAAATGAATTCTGGCAAAGAAATATTGGAGATTTTGTTGTTGATCAAGAACGTTTTCCCACACTCAAGGACACTATTGAAGTACTCCATCGACGAGGTTTTAAAGTTGTTTTCACAATTCAGCCCTTTATCAGTACAGATAGTCCGAATTTCAAAGACGCCGTTAAAAACAAATTGCTTATCTATGAGCGGCACTCGGATAGAAGTATACCCGCGCTAACACGTTATAAGAGTTCATCCAGTGCCGGAGTATTGGATATAACAAACAACGCTTCAATACCATGGTTGCGGAATAAATTGGAAAGGCTAAAGGAAGAGTACCAAGTGGACAATTTTTACTTGGATCTTGGTACGAGCTATAATCTACCCCATTATTATCAGTGTCGAACGACTCTGGACAACCCCGATATGTACGCCAAAATCTTTACAAGTAGCTTGGAAAGTGTTGGCTTTATTGGTGTATCCAGCGCAAGTGCTGTCCCGAAGCCACCAACCTTCCTCAGCACGCCACCCATAAATTCTTCGTGGGAAGGTTTGCGTGAATTGTTAACCGTTGTTTTGAACAATGGTATAAACGGCTATCCATTTGTTTTACCGGGTGCTATTGGTGGCGACTATTATCTTAATCGCACTTTAAACAAAATGGCGTCGTTTTACTCTCTGGGCCAACCAGAACTCGTCGACAGAGATCTTTTCATTCGTTGGATGCAATTAATGACTTTTATGCCGTCGATGCAATTTAGCCATTTACCATCCGAATATAAAAGTGATTACATAACTGATCAGGCTAAGGAATTGATGTCCATTCGACAGAAAACTGTTATACCGTtattgaagaaatatttaagCGAGTCAATGAACGAAGGATTACCATTAGTCCGACCACTTTGGATGTTAGATCCTCATGACCCGGCTTGCTTACTTGTAAATGACGAATTCTCAATAGGGGAGGAATTGATCGTGGCTCcaatattggaaaaaaattcgGATGAACGAGAAG TTTACTTACCACAAGGTGTATGGAA
- the LOC106614630 gene encoding myogenesis-regulating glycosidase isoform X3: protein MASYFANTIGYTANCDSYYPIQPVTTLTTLYNNLDKTGINDDSCDSVTPNVPETSISSINQNDEESDDEEYGGARRKYRDPFRSRRRASIAPLPALRLNSKEMLASDFDTHSVASNQASITSVNSLASLLREKMNAFPQMIRKKKRETKDYKIKIFVTILFFIIVFLIGYAYITYHREILTRSYFEKIKFSSLDRTFSILSHEDKEVITGKLGLSISSDSIPFYCLEDQRKHDGSVCLEWNGIARLYMSFQNMNVFRCYNIQWQALGSGIYPTDCYELKRDNGLWFGGSFTKGMEWSLSSTNFDYAPFGSGDGKVHQFGNGVKRYFINSIGVAMQVDDRTPLHISVNQTENRLCFRARNDNFTFVNHLTEYPELTYKICTTEDMRSLHMLMTQQSLWDGLKESDIYSLHSMIEEPVWKIPFQSEVTSINETTIYNYSEDVIAMGFMRLGHILVNEFWQRNIGDFVVDQERFPTLKDTIEVLHRRGFKVVFTIQPFISTDSPNFKDAVKNKLLIYERHSDRSIPALTRYKSSSSAGVLDITNNASIPWLRNKLERLKEEYQVDNFYLDLGTSYNLPHYYQCRTTLDNPDMYAKIFTSSLESVGFIGVSSASAVPKPPTFLSTPPINSSWEGLRELLTVVLNNGINGYPFVLPGAIGGDYYLNRTLNKMASFYSLGQPELVDRDLFIRWMQLMTFMPSMQFSHLPSEYKSDYITDQAKELMSIRQKTVIPLLKKYLSESMNEGLPLVRPLWMLDPHDPACLLVNDEFSIGEELIVAPILEKNSDEREVYLPQGVWKDGIDGSLRKGSRWMHNYKVPKDKIAHFVKMPDNTRF, encoded by the exons ATGGCGAGTTATTTTGCAAACACGATTGGTTATACAGCCAATTGCGACTCCTACTATCCGATTCAACCTGTGACTACTTTGACAACTTTGTACAATAATTTGGATAAGACAGGT ATAAACGATGACAGCTGTGATTCAGTCACCCCGAACGTACCGGAAACGAGTATATCATCAATAAACCAGAATGACGAAGAGAGTGACGATGAGGAGTATGGTGGCGCACGTCGAAAGTATCG TGACCCATTTCGGAGCCGCCGCCGAGCATCTATTGCCCCTCTACCCGCCTTGCGTTTAAATAGTAAGGAGATGCTTGCCAGTGACTTTGACACCCACAGTGTGGCTAGCAACCAAGCGTCCATCACTAGCGTTAATTCATTGGCCAGTTTACTCCGGGAAAAAATGAAT GCATTCCCCCAAATGATTCGCAAAAAGAAACGTGAAACCAAGGACtataaaattaagatttttgtcACAATATTATTCTTCATCATTGTCTTCTTG ATTGGATACGCTTATATAACCTATCATCGGGAGATTTTAACTCGTTCCTATTTCGAAAAGATCAAATTCAGCTCGTTGGATCGTACTTTCAGTATTTTAAGTCACGAAGACAAGGAGGTGATAACAGGAAAGTTAGGTCTCTCTATAAGTTCCGACAGCATTCCGTTTTATTGCTTGGAAGACCAACGTAAACATGATGGTAGTGTTTGTCTGGAATGGAATGGCATAGCTCGGCTGTATATGAGTTTCCAAAATATGAATGTATTCCGTTGCTATAATATCCAGTGGCAAGCGTTGGGTTCGGGAATTTACCCAACCGATTGTTATGAGTTGAAAAGAGATAACGGATTATGGTTTGGTGGAAGCTTTACAAAGGGCATGGAATGGTCCTTAAGCTCAACAAACTTTGACTATGCACCTTTCGGTAGTGGTGACGGTAAGGTCCATCAGTTCGGTAACGGAGTAAAACGTTATTTCATAAATTCGATTGGTGTGGCAATGCAGGTGGACGATCGCACACCTCTGCACATATCTGTCAATCAAACAGAAAATAGATTATGCTTTCGTGCGCGAAATGATAATTTCACCTTCGTCAATCATCTAACGGAATATCCAGAGCTTACGTATAAAATTTGCACTACCGAAGACATGCGTAGTCTACATATGCTGATGACACAACAGAGTCTGTGGGATGGTCTAAAGGAATCTGATATCTACTCTCTGCATTCAATGATTGAAGAACCCGTATGGAAAATACCGTTTCAAAGTGAAGTGACATCGATTAACGAAACAACTATATACAATTATTCAGAAGATGTTATAGCGATGGGTTTTATGCGTTTGGGTCATATTTTAGTAAATGAATTCTGGCAAAGAAATATTGGAGATTTTGTTGTTGATCAAGAACGTTTTCCCACACTCAAGGACACTATTGAAGTACTCCATCGACGAGGTTTTAAAGTTGTTTTCACAATTCAGCCCTTTATCAGTACAGATAGTCCGAATTTCAAAGACGCCGTTAAAAACAAATTGCTTATCTATGAGCGGCACTCGGATAGAAGTATACCCGCGCTAACACGTTATAAGAGTTCATCCAGTGCCGGAGTATTGGATATAACAAACAACGCTTCAATACCATGGTTGCGGAATAAATTGGAAAGGCTAAAGGAAGAGTACCAAGTGGACAATTTTTACTTGGATCTTGGTACGAGCTATAATCTACCCCATTATTATCAGTGTCGAACGACTCTGGACAACCCCGATATGTACGCCAAAATCTTTACAAGTAGCTTGGAAAGTGTTGGCTTTATTGGTGTATCCAGCGCAAGTGCTGTCCCGAAGCCACCAACCTTCCTCAGCACGCCACCCATAAATTCTTCGTGGGAAGGTTTGCGTGAATTGTTAACCGTTGTTTTGAACAATGGTATAAACGGCTATCCATTTGTTTTACCGGGTGCTATTGGTGGCGACTATTATCTTAATCGCACTTTAAACAAAATGGCGTCGTTTTACTCTCTGGGCCAACCAGAACTCGTCGACAGAGATCTTTTCATTCGTTGGATGCAATTAATGACTTTTATGCCGTCGATGCAATTTAGCCATTTACCATCCGAATATAAAAGTGATTACATAACTGATCAGGCTAAGGAATTGATGTCCATTCGACAGAAAACTGTTATACCGTtattgaagaaatatttaagCGAGTCAATGAACGAAGGATTACCATTAGTCCGACCACTTTGGATGTTAGATCCTCATGACCCGGCTTGCTTACTTGTAAATGACGAATTCTCAATAGGGGAGGAATTGATCGTGGCTCcaatattggaaaaaaattcgGATGAACGAGAAG TTTACTTACCACAAGGTGTATGGAA
- the LOC106614630 gene encoding myogenesis-regulating glycosidase isoform X2: MLMKVDQAKVDEKGNTLRAEGAGGSPEVFPNVESIGRNLRRNSISLPMGIDAIDLESMRLKYQMQEQDALSEEEKSDSINDDSCDSVTPNVPETSISSINQNDEESDDEEYGGARRKYRDPFRSRRRASIAPLPALRLNSKEMLASDFDTHSVASNQASITSVNSLASLLREKMNAFPQMIRKKKRETKDYKIKIFVTILFFIIVFLIGYAYITYHREILTRSYFEKIKFSSLDRTFSILSHEDKEVITGKLGLSISSDSIPFYCLEDQRKHDGSVCLEWNGIARLYMSFQNMNVFRCYNIQWQALGSGIYPTDCYELKRDNGLWFGGSFTKGMEWSLSSTNFDYAPFGSGDGKVHQFGNGVKRYFINSIGVAMQVDDRTPLHISVNQTENRLCFRARNDNFTFVNHLTEYPELTYKICTTEDMRSLHMLMTQQSLWDGLKESDIYSLHSMIEEPVWKIPFQSEVTSINETTIYNYSEDVIAMGFMRLGHILVNEFWQRNIGDFVVDQERFPTLKDTIEVLHRRGFKVVFTIQPFISTDSPNFKDAVKNKLLIYERHSDRSIPALTRYKSSSSAGVLDITNNASIPWLRNKLERLKEEYQVDNFYLDLGTSYNLPHYYQCRTTLDNPDMYAKIFTSSLESVGFIGVSSASAVPKPPTFLSTPPINSSWEGLRELLTVVLNNGINGYPFVLPGAIGGDYYLNRTLNKMASFYSLGQPELVDRDLFIRWMQLMTFMPSMQFSHLPSEYKSDYITDQAKELMSIRQKTVIPLLKKYLSESMNEGLPLVRPLWMLDPHDPACLLVNDEFSIGEELIVAPILEKNSDEREVYLPQGVWKDGIDGSLRKGSRWMHNYKVPKDKIAHFVKMPDNTRF; the protein is encoded by the exons ATGTTGATGAAAGTCGATCAAGCGAAG GTAGATGAAAAGGGCAATACATTGAGGGCTGAAGGTGCAGGGGGGTCGCCGGAAGTTTTTCCCAATGTCGAGTCGATAGGTAGGAATTTACGACGAAACTCCATATCCTTACCAATGGGGATCGATGCCATTGATCTCGAAAGTATGCGACTGAAGTATCAAATGCAAGAACAGGATGCCCTCAGCGAAGAGGAAAAGAGCGATAGT ATAAACGATGACAGCTGTGATTCAGTCACCCCGAACGTACCGGAAACGAGTATATCATCAATAAACCAGAATGACGAAGAGAGTGACGATGAGGAGTATGGTGGCGCACGTCGAAAGTATCG TGACCCATTTCGGAGCCGCCGCCGAGCATCTATTGCCCCTCTACCCGCCTTGCGTTTAAATAGTAAGGAGATGCTTGCCAGTGACTTTGACACCCACAGTGTGGCTAGCAACCAAGCGTCCATCACTAGCGTTAATTCATTGGCCAGTTTACTCCGGGAAAAAATGAAT GCATTCCCCCAAATGATTCGCAAAAAGAAACGTGAAACCAAGGACtataaaattaagatttttgtcACAATATTATTCTTCATCATTGTCTTCTTG ATTGGATACGCTTATATAACCTATCATCGGGAGATTTTAACTCGTTCCTATTTCGAAAAGATCAAATTCAGCTCGTTGGATCGTACTTTCAGTATTTTAAGTCACGAAGACAAGGAGGTGATAACAGGAAAGTTAGGTCTCTCTATAAGTTCCGACAGCATTCCGTTTTATTGCTTGGAAGACCAACGTAAACATGATGGTAGTGTTTGTCTGGAATGGAATGGCATAGCTCGGCTGTATATGAGTTTCCAAAATATGAATGTATTCCGTTGCTATAATATCCAGTGGCAAGCGTTGGGTTCGGGAATTTACCCAACCGATTGTTATGAGTTGAAAAGAGATAACGGATTATGGTTTGGTGGAAGCTTTACAAAGGGCATGGAATGGTCCTTAAGCTCAACAAACTTTGACTATGCACCTTTCGGTAGTGGTGACGGTAAGGTCCATCAGTTCGGTAACGGAGTAAAACGTTATTTCATAAATTCGATTGGTGTGGCAATGCAGGTGGACGATCGCACACCTCTGCACATATCTGTCAATCAAACAGAAAATAGATTATGCTTTCGTGCGCGAAATGATAATTTCACCTTCGTCAATCATCTAACGGAATATCCAGAGCTTACGTATAAAATTTGCACTACCGAAGACATGCGTAGTCTACATATGCTGATGACACAACAGAGTCTGTGGGATGGTCTAAAGGAATCTGATATCTACTCTCTGCATTCAATGATTGAAGAACCCGTATGGAAAATACCGTTTCAAAGTGAAGTGACATCGATTAACGAAACAACTATATACAATTATTCAGAAGATGTTATAGCGATGGGTTTTATGCGTTTGGGTCATATTTTAGTAAATGAATTCTGGCAAAGAAATATTGGAGATTTTGTTGTTGATCAAGAACGTTTTCCCACACTCAAGGACACTATTGAAGTACTCCATCGACGAGGTTTTAAAGTTGTTTTCACAATTCAGCCCTTTATCAGTACAGATAGTCCGAATTTCAAAGACGCCGTTAAAAACAAATTGCTTATCTATGAGCGGCACTCGGATAGAAGTATACCCGCGCTAACACGTTATAAGAGTTCATCCAGTGCCGGAGTATTGGATATAACAAACAACGCTTCAATACCATGGTTGCGGAATAAATTGGAAAGGCTAAAGGAAGAGTACCAAGTGGACAATTTTTACTTGGATCTTGGTACGAGCTATAATCTACCCCATTATTATCAGTGTCGAACGACTCTGGACAACCCCGATATGTACGCCAAAATCTTTACAAGTAGCTTGGAAAGTGTTGGCTTTATTGGTGTATCCAGCGCAAGTGCTGTCCCGAAGCCACCAACCTTCCTCAGCACGCCACCCATAAATTCTTCGTGGGAAGGTTTGCGTGAATTGTTAACCGTTGTTTTGAACAATGGTATAAACGGCTATCCATTTGTTTTACCGGGTGCTATTGGTGGCGACTATTATCTTAATCGCACTTTAAACAAAATGGCGTCGTTTTACTCTCTGGGCCAACCAGAACTCGTCGACAGAGATCTTTTCATTCGTTGGATGCAATTAATGACTTTTATGCCGTCGATGCAATTTAGCCATTTACCATCCGAATATAAAAGTGATTACATAACTGATCAGGCTAAGGAATTGATGTCCATTCGACAGAAAACTGTTATACCGTtattgaagaaatatttaagCGAGTCAATGAACGAAGGATTACCATTAGTCCGACCACTTTGGATGTTAGATCCTCATGACCCGGCTTGCTTACTTGTAAATGACGAATTCTCAATAGGGGAGGAATTGATCGTGGCTCcaatattggaaaaaaattcgGATGAACGAGAAG TTTACTTACCACAAGGTGTATGGAA
- the LOC106614630 gene encoding myogenesis-regulating glycosidase isoform X4, producing the protein MLASDFDTHSVASNQASITSVNSLASLLREKMNAFPQMIRKKKRETKDYKIKIFVTILFFIIVFLIGYAYITYHREILTRSYFEKIKFSSLDRTFSILSHEDKEVITGKLGLSISSDSIPFYCLEDQRKHDGSVCLEWNGIARLYMSFQNMNVFRCYNIQWQALGSGIYPTDCYELKRDNGLWFGGSFTKGMEWSLSSTNFDYAPFGSGDGKVHQFGNGVKRYFINSIGVAMQVDDRTPLHISVNQTENRLCFRARNDNFTFVNHLTEYPELTYKICTTEDMRSLHMLMTQQSLWDGLKESDIYSLHSMIEEPVWKIPFQSEVTSINETTIYNYSEDVIAMGFMRLGHILVNEFWQRNIGDFVVDQERFPTLKDTIEVLHRRGFKVVFTIQPFISTDSPNFKDAVKNKLLIYERHSDRSIPALTRYKSSSSAGVLDITNNASIPWLRNKLERLKEEYQVDNFYLDLGTSYNLPHYYQCRTTLDNPDMYAKIFTSSLESVGFIGVSSASAVPKPPTFLSTPPINSSWEGLRELLTVVLNNGINGYPFVLPGAIGGDYYLNRTLNKMASFYSLGQPELVDRDLFIRWMQLMTFMPSMQFSHLPSEYKSDYITDQAKELMSIRQKTVIPLLKKYLSESMNEGLPLVRPLWMLDPHDPACLLVNDEFSIGEELIVAPILEKNSDEREVYLPQGVWKDGIDGSLRKGSRWMHNYKVPKDKIAHFVKMPDNTRF; encoded by the exons ATGCTTGCCAGTGACTTTGACACCCACAGTGTGGCTAGCAACCAAGCGTCCATCACTAGCGTTAATTCATTGGCCAGTTTACTCCGGGAAAAAATGAAT GCATTCCCCCAAATGATTCGCAAAAAGAAACGTGAAACCAAGGACtataaaattaagatttttgtcACAATATTATTCTTCATCATTGTCTTCTTG ATTGGATACGCTTATATAACCTATCATCGGGAGATTTTAACTCGTTCCTATTTCGAAAAGATCAAATTCAGCTCGTTGGATCGTACTTTCAGTATTTTAAGTCACGAAGACAAGGAGGTGATAACAGGAAAGTTAGGTCTCTCTATAAGTTCCGACAGCATTCCGTTTTATTGCTTGGAAGACCAACGTAAACATGATGGTAGTGTTTGTCTGGAATGGAATGGCATAGCTCGGCTGTATATGAGTTTCCAAAATATGAATGTATTCCGTTGCTATAATATCCAGTGGCAAGCGTTGGGTTCGGGAATTTACCCAACCGATTGTTATGAGTTGAAAAGAGATAACGGATTATGGTTTGGTGGAAGCTTTACAAAGGGCATGGAATGGTCCTTAAGCTCAACAAACTTTGACTATGCACCTTTCGGTAGTGGTGACGGTAAGGTCCATCAGTTCGGTAACGGAGTAAAACGTTATTTCATAAATTCGATTGGTGTGGCAATGCAGGTGGACGATCGCACACCTCTGCACATATCTGTCAATCAAACAGAAAATAGATTATGCTTTCGTGCGCGAAATGATAATTTCACCTTCGTCAATCATCTAACGGAATATCCAGAGCTTACGTATAAAATTTGCACTACCGAAGACATGCGTAGTCTACATATGCTGATGACACAACAGAGTCTGTGGGATGGTCTAAAGGAATCTGATATCTACTCTCTGCATTCAATGATTGAAGAACCCGTATGGAAAATACCGTTTCAAAGTGAAGTGACATCGATTAACGAAACAACTATATACAATTATTCAGAAGATGTTATAGCGATGGGTTTTATGCGTTTGGGTCATATTTTAGTAAATGAATTCTGGCAAAGAAATATTGGAGATTTTGTTGTTGATCAAGAACGTTTTCCCACACTCAAGGACACTATTGAAGTACTCCATCGACGAGGTTTTAAAGTTGTTTTCACAATTCAGCCCTTTATCAGTACAGATAGTCCGAATTTCAAAGACGCCGTTAAAAACAAATTGCTTATCTATGAGCGGCACTCGGATAGAAGTATACCCGCGCTAACACGTTATAAGAGTTCATCCAGTGCCGGAGTATTGGATATAACAAACAACGCTTCAATACCATGGTTGCGGAATAAATTGGAAAGGCTAAAGGAAGAGTACCAAGTGGACAATTTTTACTTGGATCTTGGTACGAGCTATAATCTACCCCATTATTATCAGTGTCGAACGACTCTGGACAACCCCGATATGTACGCCAAAATCTTTACAAGTAGCTTGGAAAGTGTTGGCTTTATTGGTGTATCCAGCGCAAGTGCTGTCCCGAAGCCACCAACCTTCCTCAGCACGCCACCCATAAATTCTTCGTGGGAAGGTTTGCGTGAATTGTTAACCGTTGTTTTGAACAATGGTATAAACGGCTATCCATTTGTTTTACCGGGTGCTATTGGTGGCGACTATTATCTTAATCGCACTTTAAACAAAATGGCGTCGTTTTACTCTCTGGGCCAACCAGAACTCGTCGACAGAGATCTTTTCATTCGTTGGATGCAATTAATGACTTTTATGCCGTCGATGCAATTTAGCCATTTACCATCCGAATATAAAAGTGATTACATAACTGATCAGGCTAAGGAATTGATGTCCATTCGACAGAAAACTGTTATACCGTtattgaagaaatatttaagCGAGTCAATGAACGAAGGATTACCATTAGTCCGACCACTTTGGATGTTAGATCCTCATGACCCGGCTTGCTTACTTGTAAATGACGAATTCTCAATAGGGGAGGAATTGATCGTGGCTCcaatattggaaaaaaattcgGATGAACGAGAAG TTTACTTACCACAAGGTGTATGGAA